CTCCAGCTCGACTGGCACAAGATCAAAGGCCTCGACGGCCACATGGGCCAGGGTGGCATCTGCTCCAACTACGCCTACGACACCGTCAACTCCACCTGGGAGGCCCTCCAAAACTTCCGCGCTGGCAACGCCCTCTTCACCTTCCCCAGAGGCACCGTCAAATGCGGCGGCGCACCCCAAAAAATCATGTGGATCTCCGAGCACTACCTCCAAAAACAGGGGCTCCGCGACCGGGCCGATGTGCACTTCGTAAGCTCCGGCGGCGCAATCTTCGGCGTCGAAAAGTACAAAAAGGCCCTGCAAAAACTCGTCGCCGAACGCGACATCCACACCCACTTCGGCCGCAACCTCATTGAGGTGCGCCCCGACGAGAAGCTCGCCGTCTTTGAGAGCCTCCATGGCGAAGCCCCCCTGGAACTCCCCTACGAGATGCTCCATATCACCCCGCCTCAGAGCGCGCCGGACTTCATCAAAACCAGCCCCCTGGCCGACGCCGGCGGTTGGGTCGAGGTCGACCGCCACACCCTCCAGCATACCCGCTTCCCCGACGTCTTCTCCGCCGGCGACGCCAGCAGCCTGCCCACCGCCAAAACCGGCGCCGCCATCCGCAAACAGGTCCCCGTCCTCGTCGCAAACCTGCTCGCCAGGCGCCAGGGCCGCCCCCTGACGGCCGCCTACCACGGCTACACCTCCTGCCCCCTGGTCACCGGCTACGGCCGCCTGATCCTGGCCGAATTCGACTACGACGGAAACCCCGTCGAGAGCTTCCCCTTCGACCAGGCTCAGGAGCGCTACAGCATGTACGCCCTCAAAGCCTACATGCTCCCCGAGATGTACTGGCACGGCATGCTCAAAGGCCGGGCTTAACGTTTCGGACCTCTGGAACGGTCGGCGAATGGCGGCTACCGGCAGGGATCGTACTCGTGGAAGGGGGGTAAGGATAGCATCCCCCTGCCACCTCCCCCGCTGGCACTCAACCACCGCACACCATTCCGCCAGCGCCTCCCCTCTCCACAATCCCCCTCCCCACACCTCCTATGCCCTTCGACCCCACCCCCATCGCCTGCCGCGTCTCCCAA
The sequence above is drawn from the Lujinxingia litoralis genome and encodes:
- a CDS encoding NAD(P)/FAD-dependent oxidoreductase gives rise to the protein MTSHYDILIVGGGAAGISAAARLSSGDAPLHVAILEPADWHYYQPLWTLVGGGVFTREHTRKPMSEVIPPGVTWLKEPAATFAPDAHSVTTAEGRTYSYDQLIVAPGLQLDWHKIKGLDGHMGQGGICSNYAYDTVNSTWEALQNFRAGNALFTFPRGTVKCGGAPQKIMWISEHYLQKQGLRDRADVHFVSSGGAIFGVEKYKKALQKLVAERDIHTHFGRNLIEVRPDEKLAVFESLHGEAPLELPYEMLHITPPQSAPDFIKTSPLADAGGWVEVDRHTLQHTRFPDVFSAGDASSLPTAKTGAAIRKQVPVLVANLLARRQGRPLTAAYHGYTSCPLVTGYGRLILAEFDYDGNPVESFPFDQAQERYSMYALKAYMLPEMYWHGMLKGRA